In Sphingobacteriaceae bacterium, the following proteins share a genomic window:
- the atpF gene encoding ATP synthase F0 subunit B encodes MNLFILASLIEPAVGLIFWTTITFILLLFLLGKFAWKPILSAIKTREQSIETALKSAESALNDMRELKAANEIILTQARTERDAMLKEARETKDSIVAEAKLKAQTEGDRIMSSAREQIAAEKNAAIADLKKQVAILSIEVAEKILKSELSNDDKQKALVSNLMNDVNLN; translated from the coding sequence ATGAATCTTTTCATCTTAGCAAGTTTAATTGAACCAGCTGTAGGTCTGATTTTCTGGACAACCATTACATTTATCCTTTTATTATTTCTTTTAGGGAAATTTGCATGGAAACCAATTCTTTCCGCTATCAAAACACGTGAGCAAAGCATTGAAACTGCATTAAAAAGTGCAGAAAGCGCGTTAAACGATATGCGTGAATTAAAAGCAGCTAATGAAATTATCTTAACACAAGCACGCACTGAACGTGACGCTATGTTAAAAGAAGCTCGCGAAACGAAAGACAGTATCGTTGCTGAAGCTAAATTAAAAGCTCAAACAGAAGGCGATCGCATCATGTCATCAGCACGCGAACAAATTGCTGCTGAGAAAAACGCCGCTATTGCTGATTTGAAAAAACAAGTAGCTATCCTTTCTATCGAGGTTGCTGAAAAAATATTAAAATCAGAATTATCAAACGACGACAAGCAAAAAGCTCTAGTTTCTAATTTAATGAACGACGTTAACCTGAATTAA
- a CDS encoding deoxyribodipyrimidine photolyase, which translates to MNKEITLFWFRRDLRLHDNAALYYALRENETVLPVFIFDKTILNQLEDKNDRRVDFIHQALEKIQEELVSIGSSLQVFYDTPEKVFKSLMENFKIKNVYTNHDYEPSAKERDKEIKELLEKQKVEFKTYKDQCVFEKQEVVKDDGKPYTVFTPYSNKWKKALRAFYFKSYPNKKYFGNFIKSAAHPIPSLKSMGFRKTDMLLPEKIKISDLLIQKYKQQRDYPALDATTRLSIHLRFGTISIRKLVAKSIPLSETWLNELIWRDFYMMILDHFPHVAKNAFKKDYDAIPWRNNEKEFETWCNGKTGFPIVDAGMRELNETGFMHNRVRMIVSSFLIKDLLIDWRWGEAYFAVKLNDFDLSANNGGWQWAASSGCDAAPYFRIFNPTEQQKRFDPDFKYIKKWIPEFGTDKYPAPLVDHKEARLRALSVYKKALDESKQMELF; encoded by the coding sequence ATGAACAAAGAAATCACTCTATTTTGGTTCCGGCGCGACCTCCGTTTACATGATAATGCTGCTCTATATTACGCTTTGCGAGAAAATGAAACCGTACTTCCGGTTTTTATTTTTGATAAAACTATTCTAAACCAATTAGAAGATAAAAATGACAGGCGTGTGGATTTTATCCATCAGGCACTTGAAAAAATACAGGAAGAATTGGTTTCGATTGGTTCTTCATTGCAGGTTTTTTATGATACACCCGAAAAAGTTTTTAAGTCTTTGATGGAGAATTTCAAAATTAAAAATGTTTACACAAATCATGATTACGAACCCTCAGCAAAAGAACGTGATAAGGAAATAAAAGAGCTTCTCGAAAAACAGAAGGTAGAATTTAAAACTTATAAAGATCAATGTGTTTTTGAAAAACAGGAAGTTGTAAAAGACGACGGAAAACCTTACACGGTTTTCACGCCCTACAGTAATAAGTGGAAGAAAGCATTAAGAGCGTTTTATTTTAAATCGTACCCCAACAAAAAGTATTTCGGAAATTTTATAAAGTCCGCTGCCCATCCAATTCCGAGCTTAAAGAGCATGGGCTTCAGAAAAACAGACATGCTTCTTCCTGAAAAAATTAAGATCAGCGACCTTCTTATTCAAAAATACAAACAACAAAGAGATTACCCTGCACTTGATGCTACCACCAGGCTTAGTATTCATTTAAGGTTTGGCACTATCAGTATTCGTAAGTTAGTTGCAAAATCAATCCCGTTAAGCGAGACCTGGCTGAATGAACTCATCTGGAGAGATTTTTATATGATGATCCTTGATCACTTTCCCCATGTTGCTAAAAATGCCTTTAAAAAAGATTATGATGCGATTCCATGGAGGAATAACGAAAAAGAATTTGAAACATGGTGTAATGGCAAAACGGGTTTCCCTATTGTTGATGCAGGAATGCGCGAGTTGAATGAAACCGGCTTTATGCATAACCGTGTGCGCATGATTGTAAGTAGTTTTTTAATTAAAGATCTTTTGATTGACTGGCGCTGGGGGGAGGCATACTTTGCCGTAAAGCTCAACGATTTTGATTTAAGTGCGAACAACGGAGGCTGGCAATGGGCAGCAAGCAGCGGTTGTGATGCGGCTCCTTATTTTAGAATTTTTAATCCGACTGAGCAGCAAAAAAGATTTGACCCTGATTTTAAATACATCAAAAAATGGATTCCCGAATTTGGAACGGACAAATATCCCGCGCCTTTAGTCGACCATAAAGAAGCGCGATTGCGAGCCTTATCGGTTTATAAAAAAGCGCTGGACGAAAGTAAGCAGATGGAGCTGTTTTAA
- the atpB gene encoding ATP synthase F0 subunit A yields the protein MTSKINIYRKFSRVFLVAFSLLLAVSGKMNATGQEDTLAHHAVTDAHDATTHHDETKGAVDITAVAFEHILDSHSWHFWGEGHDAVSMPLPVILKGNNGITCFMSSEFHHDTHGTVVVEKNGERFVNFEDKIYFASDVANEHGQFLDFNHNEKNEVEVANAAVLDFSITKNVTQMFISVIVLLLIFTSIARAYKTHGITSAPKGKQSFFEPLVVFVRDDIAKGNIGHTSDKYVPYLLTVFFMILVNNVFGLIPIGANLTGNIAFTLVLSVCTLIITNINGNKNYWSHIFLPHAPKAIWPILIPIEIVGILTKPFALMIRLFANITAGHIIVISLVGLIFVFKTIYIAPVSVAFALFIDVLECLVAFLQAYIFTMLTALFIGSAVADHNEDGMHNEDDEKLAHAKH from the coding sequence ATGACCAGTAAAATCAACATATACAGAAAGTTTTCAAGAGTTTTTTTAGTAGCATTTTCGCTGTTACTAGCGGTTTCAGGAAAAATGAACGCTACAGGGCAGGAAGACACACTTGCTCATCATGCTGTAACGGATGCTCATGATGCAACGACGCACCATGACGAAACAAAAGGTGCAGTAGACATTACAGCTGTAGCTTTTGAGCATATTCTGGATTCCCACTCCTGGCATTTTTGGGGCGAAGGTCACGATGCTGTATCTATGCCTTTACCTGTAATTTTAAAAGGAAACAACGGAATTACATGTTTTATGTCTTCTGAATTTCACCATGATACTCATGGCACAGTGGTTGTAGAAAAAAACGGAGAACGTTTTGTGAACTTTGAAGATAAAATTTACTTCGCTTCAGATGTTGCAAACGAGCACGGACAATTTTTAGACTTTAACCACAACGAAAAAAACGAAGTGGAAGTAGCCAATGCAGCAGTGCTTGACTTCTCTATCACTAAAAATGTAACGCAGATGTTTATTTCTGTTATTGTTCTTTTATTAATTTTTACGTCTATTGCCCGCGCTTACAAAACGCACGGAATAACCTCCGCTCCAAAAGGCAAACAATCATTCTTTGAGCCGCTTGTGGTATTTGTGCGTGATGATATAGCTAAAGGAAACATCGGACATACTTCTGATAAATACGTTCCTTATTTGTTAACGGTTTTCTTCATGATCTTAGTTAACAACGTATTCGGTTTAATTCCAATCGGGGCTAACTTAACCGGAAACATTGCCTTTACTTTAGTATTATCTGTTTGTACTTTAATTATAACCAACATCAACGGAAATAAAAACTACTGGTCACACATTTTTTTGCCTCACGCTCCAAAAGCCATCTGGCCAATTTTAATTCCAATTGAGATTGTGGGGATCCTTACAAAACCTTTTGCTTTAATGATACGTTTATTCGCTAACATTACAGCAGGTCACATTATCGTTATCTCTTTAGTGGGGTTAATCTTCGTTTTCAAAACTATTTACATTGCACCGGTATCTGTTGCCTTCGCATTATTTATTGATGTTTTAGAGTGTCTTGTAGCCTTTTTGCAAGCTTACATCTTCACTATGTTAACCGCTTTATTTATTGGTTCTGCCGTTGCAGATCACAATGAAGATGGCATGCATAACGAAGACGACGAAAAATTAGCTCACGCTAAACACTAA
- the atpE gene encoding ATP synthase F0 subunit C: MVGSIAAVGAGLAVIGAGIGIGQIGGHAMDAIARQPEATSKIQTAMIIAAALVEGVALFGVVVALMSK, translated from the coding sequence ATGGTAGGAAGTATCGCAGCAGTAGGTGCAGGTTTAGCCGTAATTGGCGCTGGCATCGGTATCGGACAAATTGGTGGACACGCAATGGACGCTATTGCACGTCAACCAGAAGCTACTTCGAAAATTCAAACAGCTATGATCATCGCTGCAGCCCTTGTTGAAGGTGTTGCTTTATTCGGTGTGGTAGTTGCTTTAATGTCGAAGTAA
- the atpH gene encoding ATP synthase F1 subunit delta has product MIVANRYAKSLMELAVESKQLDAVRADMKTIEQVCAENREFELFLNSPVIKTDKKLVVMSSLFKGKISDLTLSFLNLVTSKHRESIIHEITKAFEDQYRSDKNIFTAVVTSAKGLDATTKQKVADLIKSQLKGEVEIVEKIDANTIGGFIIRIGDKQIDKTVARQLSNLKKELLNTN; this is encoded by the coding sequence ATGATCGTTGCAAACAGATACGCTAAATCATTGATGGAACTTGCGGTTGAATCTAAGCAATTAGATGCTGTAAGAGCTGATATGAAAACCATAGAACAAGTGTGCGCAGAGAACCGTGAGTTTGAATTGTTCTTAAACAGCCCGGTAATTAAAACGGATAAAAAATTGGTGGTGATGAGCAGCCTTTTTAAAGGTAAAATTTCAGATCTTACTTTATCTTTTTTAAACCTTGTTACCAGTAAACACCGCGAATCTATCATTCACGAAATCACGAAAGCTTTTGAAGACCAATACCGCTCAGATAAAAATATTTTTACTGCGGTAGTTACCTCTGCAAAAGGTCTTGATGCAACTACTAAACAAAAAGTAGCAGATCTTATAAAGTCTCAGTTAAAAGGTGAAGTAGAGATTGTAGAAAAAATAGACGCTAATACAATAGGTGGTTTTATCATCCGTATTGGTGACAAACAAATTGACAAAACGGTTGCACGACAGTTGTCAAACCTTAAGAAAGAATTATTAAACACGAATTAA
- a CDS encoding ATPase produces the protein MEKRGILKIAVVGAESTGKSWLCEELARHYKTVWVPEYAREYFNDSDIYNYTLDDLVVIAKKQIALEQQLTNQARRFLFCDTTLITLKIWAELEFEQTPDYIDQHLKDTHYDYYLITDNQIPWEADPLRQNKHSREKLFEMNLAEVQKSLIPYTIISGKRQERLKNAVKIMEVL, from the coding sequence ATGGAGAAAAGAGGCATCCTAAAGATCGCGGTAGTTGGCGCTGAAAGTACCGGCAAATCATGGCTGTGTGAAGAACTGGCCAGGCATTACAAAACAGTATGGGTTCCTGAATATGCCAGAGAATATTTTAACGATTCTGATATTTACAACTACACTTTAGACGACCTTGTTGTTATTGCAAAAAAACAAATTGCACTCGAGCAGCAACTAACTAACCAGGCAAGGAGATTTTTATTTTGTGATACAACCTTAATTACCCTTAAGATCTGGGCGGAGCTTGAGTTTGAGCAAACACCCGACTATATAGATCAACATCTTAAAGACACTCATTACGATTATTATTTAATAACTGACAATCAGATTCCCTGGGAAGCCGATCCCTTAAGACAAAACAAACACAGCCGGGAAAAGCTATTTGAAATGAACCTTGCTGAGGTACAAAAGTCGCTAATTCCGTACACGATAATTTCCGGAAAGCGTCAGGAAAGGCTTAAAAATGCTGTTAAAATAATGGAAGTGCTATAA
- a CDS encoding adenosylhomocysteinase has protein sequence MSATATKYEAYKVKDISLAEWGRKEIKLAEEEMPGLMSLRAEYGASQPLKGARIAGCLHMTIQTAVLIETLTALGAEVTWSSCNIFSTQDHAAAAIAAAGIQVYAWKGMTAEEFDWCIEQTLWFGESRQPLNMILDDGGDLTNMVFDQFPELAAGIRGLSEETTTGVHRLYERMKNGTLMLPAINVNDSVTKSKFDNKYGCRESLVDAIRRATDVMMAGKVAVVAGYGDVGKGSAQSLSSQGVRVMVTEIDPICALQAAMDGYQVVKMDTAAKIADILVTTTGNKDIIVGRHFEMMKHGAIVCNIGHFDTEIDMAWLNKTYGKTKDVIKPQVDKYTINGKDIIVLAEGRLVNLGCANGHPSFVMSNSFTNQTMAQIELWTNTAAYEKKVYVLPKILDEKVARLHLAKIGVELDTLNKDQADYIGVKVEGPFKSDAYRY, from the coding sequence ATGTCAGCAACAGCAACAAAGTACGAAGCGTACAAAGTAAAAGACATCTCATTAGCAGAATGGGGTCGTAAAGAAATTAAATTGGCAGAAGAAGAAATGCCAGGATTGATGTCACTTCGTGCAGAGTACGGTGCATCACAACCGTTAAAAGGAGCGCGTATTGCAGGTTGTCTGCACATGACTATTCAAACTGCTGTATTAATTGAAACACTAACAGCTTTAGGTGCTGAAGTTACCTGGAGTTCATGTAATATTTTCTCTACACAAGATCACGCAGCAGCAGCAATTGCAGCAGCGGGTATTCAGGTGTATGCCTGGAAAGGTATGACTGCTGAAGAGTTTGACTGGTGTATTGAACAAACCCTCTGGTTTGGCGAAAGTCGTCAGCCTTTAAATATGATCTTAGATGACGGTGGTGATTTAACGAATATGGTTTTTGACCAATTTCCTGAATTAGCTGCTGGTATCCGCGGTTTATCTGAGGAAACTACCACGGGTGTTCACCGTTTATACGAACGTATGAAAAACGGAACATTAATGTTACCTGCAATCAACGTTAACGATTCGGTTACCAAATCGAAATTTGATAACAAATACGGTTGCCGTGAATCATTGGTAGACGCGATTCGTCGTGCTACTGATGTAATGATGGCCGGTAAAGTTGCAGTAGTTGCTGGTTATGGTGACGTTGGAAAAGGTTCTGCACAATCTTTATCTTCTCAGGGCGTGCGTGTTATGGTAACTGAAATCGATCCTATCTGCGCTCTGCAAGCTGCAATGGACGGTTACCAGGTTGTAAAAATGGATACCGCAGCTAAAATTGCTGATATTCTTGTAACAACTACCGGTAACAAAGACATTATTGTAGGCCGTCATTTTGAAATGATGAAACACGGTGCTATTGTTTGTAACATCGGTCACTTCGATACAGAGATCGATATGGCATGGTTAAACAAAACTTACGGTAAAACTAAAGATGTAATTAAACCACAAGTTGATAAATACACAATCAACGGTAAAGATATTATCGTTTTAGCCGAAGGACGTTTAGTTAACTTAGGTTGCGCTAACGGTCATCCAAGTTTTGTAATGAGTAATTCATTCACAAACCAAACGATGGCTCAAATTGAATTATGGACAAACACAGCAGCATACGAGAAAAAAGTATACGTGTTACCAAAAATTCTTGATGAAAAAGTAGCGCGTTTACACCTTGCCAAAATTGGTGTTGAATTAGACACTTTAAATAAAGATCAGGCTGATTATATTGGTGTAAAAGTAGAGGGTCCATTCAAATCGGACGCTTACAGATACTAA
- a CDS encoding acyl-CoA desaturase, with protein sequence MAILLFLILHWYLSLFGQTFFLHRYAAHKMFTMNPFWEKFFYIFAWVTQGSSYLNARAYAILHRMHHAYSDTEQDPHTPHFFKEVFTMMMHTKKIYNDVLNNRVTIDPKFDRNYPVYPVIDRIADSWASRLTFAGLYIAFYAVFATQWWMFLFLPINFLMGPIQGAVVNWAGHKYGYRNFESPDQSKNTLLWDILLMGELFQNNHHQAGARPNFAAKWYEFDPTYPIILLFNKVGIIKLVRSK encoded by the coding sequence ATGGCAATCCTCCTGTTTTTAATACTGCACTGGTACCTTTCTCTTTTCGGACAAACTTTTTTTCTGCACCGTTACGCCGCACACAAAATGTTTACGATGAACCCTTTCTGGGAAAAATTCTTTTACATTTTTGCCTGGGTAACACAAGGCTCTTCTTACTTGAATGCAAGAGCTTATGCAATTTTGCACCGCATGCACCACGCATATAGCGATACCGAGCAAGATCCGCACACGCCGCACTTTTTTAAAGAAGTGTTCACGATGATGATGCACACAAAAAAAATATACAACGATGTATTAAATAACCGTGTTACCATCGATCCTAAGTTTGATAGGAATTACCCTGTTTATCCTGTTATTGATCGTATAGCAGACAGCTGGGCGAGCCGTTTGACTTTTGCAGGGTTATACATCGCTTTCTACGCAGTTTTTGCCACGCAGTGGTGGATGTTCTTGTTCCTTCCAATTAACTTCTTAATGGGCCCCATTCAAGGCGCTGTGGTTAACTGGGCTGGACACAAATACGGGTATCGTAATTTTGAGAGCCCTGATCAATCTAAAAATACTTTGCTTTGGGATATCTTATTAATGGGCGAGTTATTTCAGAACAATCATCACCAGGCAGGTGCCCGCCCTAATTTTGCGGCTAAATGGTATGAATTTGATCCAACCTATCCAATCATCCTTCTTTTTAACAAAGTGGGAATTATAAAGCTGGTAAGAAGCAAATAA
- the atpG gene encoding ATP synthase F1 subunit gamma, protein MPSLKEVRNKIVSVGSTMQITSAMKMVSAAKLKRAQDAITQMRPYANKLKEILENVSASVDASENVYARNTAVKSVLIIAVSSNRGLAGAFNSNIIKKVNLLIQNEYAGKDVTVVPVGKKVHDAFRKTKYFISGQDLPHHTSTLFDKLSYDSAAPVMEKITAAFLNKEFDKVVIVYNQFRNAAVQIPTEEQLLPVVSNDTTSATAKVNVDYIYEPSQEYIVNELIPRSVKTQFYKALLDSFASEHGARMTAMHKATDNAKAMQRDLKIMYNKARQASITKEILEIVGGAEALKG, encoded by the coding sequence ATGCCAAGTTTAAAGGAAGTAAGAAATAAGATAGTATCCGTTGGTTCAACCATGCAGATTACAAGTGCCATGAAAATGGTAAGTGCTGCTAAGTTAAAACGTGCCCAGGATGCCATCACTCAAATGCGTCCTTACGCGAACAAACTAAAAGAGATTTTAGAAAATGTAAGCGCAAGTGTTGATGCATCTGAAAATGTGTACGCAAGGAATACGGCTGTGAAAAGCGTGCTGATCATCGCGGTTTCTTCGAACCGTGGATTAGCAGGCGCATTTAACTCTAACATCATTAAAAAAGTAAACCTGTTAATTCAAAATGAATACGCAGGAAAAGATGTAACGGTTGTCCCTGTTGGTAAAAAAGTACACGATGCCTTCAGGAAAACAAAATATTTTATCAGCGGACAAGACCTTCCTCACCACACCAGCACGTTGTTCGATAAGCTTAGTTACGACAGCGCTGCGCCGGTAATGGAGAAAATAACAGCTGCTTTCTTAAATAAAGAATTTGACAAAGTAGTTATCGTTTACAATCAATTCAGGAACGCGGCGGTTCAAATTCCTACGGAAGAACAATTGTTACCGGTGGTTTCAAACGACACAACTTCAGCAACAGCTAAAGTTAACGTGGATTATATTTACGAACCAAGCCAGGAATATATTGTAAACGAATTGATCCCGCGCTCTGTAAAAACACAATTCTACAAAGCGCTTTTAGATTCATTTGCAAGTGAACATGGCGCGCGTATGACAGCTATGCACAAAGCAACCGATAATGCCAAGGCTATGCAGCGTGATCTTAAAATCATGTACAATAAAGCCCGTCAGGCATCTATTACCAAAGAGATCCTCGAGATCGTTGGTGGAGCCGAAGCTTTAAAAGGTTAA
- a CDS encoding ubiquinol-cytochrome C reductase → MNYWLIKSEPSTYSWEQFKKDKKTDWTGVRNYAARNNLRDMKKGDLAFFYHSNEGVEIVGIAKVVKESYQDPTTKEPAWLAVDFSPYKELKKSVTLEILKKDPFFSNMDLIRLSRLSVGKVSETEFFKICEMGEVKL, encoded by the coding sequence ATGAACTATTGGCTGATAAAATCCGAGCCTTCCACCTACAGTTGGGAGCAATTTAAAAAAGACAAAAAAACCGACTGGACGGGTGTTCGCAACTATGCCGCCCGAAATAATCTCAGAGATATGAAAAAAGGAGATCTGGCCTTTTTTTACCATAGTAACGAAGGGGTTGAAATTGTAGGGATAGCTAAAGTGGTGAAGGAAAGCTACCAGGATCCTACAACCAAAGAACCGGCATGGCTTGCCGTTGATTTTTCACCCTACAAAGAACTGAAAAAGTCTGTGACCCTGGAAATCCTTAAGAAAGATCCATTTTTTTCTAACATGGACCTGATAAGACTTTCGAGGCTTAGTGTTGGAAAAGTTAGCGAAACTGAGTTTTTTAAGATTTGTGAGATGGGAGAGGTGAAACTATAA
- a CDS encoding phosphoglycerol geranylgeranyltransferase has protein sequence MSFKNIIKKLNTSAKPLLAVLVDPDKYNEELIKIAHKNKVACFLVGGSRLEKGDIHKTIKAIKKLSKIPVILFPGDESQLSKEADGLLLLSLLSGRNPDYLIEKHIRAAPLIKKMKLDYLSTAYLLIDGGRTSVTQEVTKTIPLDPANSQYIISTALAAEQLGFKAIYLEAGSGAKINIASPLLKKIRREVSIPLIVGGGIDSVKKINGSIKAGANMIVIGNALEKNVHLLTEISSCF, from the coding sequence ATGAGCTTTAAAAACATTATAAAAAAACTGAACACATCAGCAAAGCCCTTATTGGCAGTGCTTGTAGATCCTGATAAATATAATGAGGAGCTTATTAAAATAGCGCATAAAAATAAAGTAGCGTGTTTTTTAGTAGGTGGAAGCAGGCTGGAGAAAGGCGATATTCATAAAACCATAAAAGCAATTAAAAAACTCTCAAAAATCCCTGTTATACTTTTTCCCGGAGATGAATCGCAATTGTCAAAAGAGGCAGACGGTCTTCTGTTGTTGAGTTTGCTGTCGGGAAGAAATCCCGATTACCTTATTGAAAAACACATTCGCGCAGCACCGCTGATTAAAAAAATGAAGCTGGATTATTTATCTACAGCTTATTTGCTTATAGATGGTGGACGTACATCCGTTACACAGGAAGTTACAAAAACAATACCCTTAGATCCTGCAAATAGTCAGTACATAATAAGCACAGCTCTTGCAGCCGAACAGCTTGGATTTAAAGCAATTTATCTGGAGGCAGGAAGCGGAGCGAAAATAAACATCGCCTCCCCGCTCTTAAAAAAAATAAGACGGGAAGTGAGTATTCCGCTTATTGTTGGAGGAGGAATTGATTCCGTAAAAAAAATAAACGGGAGCATAAAGGCAGGAGCAAATATGATCGTAATAGGTAACGCATTAGAAAAAAATGTACATTTATTAACGGAGATAAGCTCCTGTTTTTAA
- a CDS encoding F0F1 ATP synthase subunit alpha — protein sequence MAEIKPAEVSAILRQQLSGFKSEAELEEVGTVLEIGDGIARIYGLSKVQSGELIEFETGVQAIVLNLEEDNVGAVLLGSSDGIREGSSCKRTNRIASIKVGEGMLGRVVDTLGQPIDGKGPIAGTTYEMPLERKAPGVIYRQPVTEPLQTGIKAIDAMIPIGRGQRELVIGDRQIGKTAVCIDTIINQKEFYAAGKPVYCIYVAIGQKASTVANVVRVLEENGAMPYTVIVTASAADPAPLQFYAPFAGAAIGEFFRDTGRPALIVFDDLSKQAVAYREVSLLLRRPPGREAYPGDVFYLHSRLLERAAKINANDDIAKSMNDLPESIKHLVKGGGSLTALPIIETQAGDVSAYIPTNVISITDGQIFLETNLFNSGIRPAINVGISVSRVGGNAQIKSMKKVAGTLKLDQAQYRELEAFSKFGSDLDAATKSVLDKGSRNTEILKQGQFSPFRVEQQIAIIYLGTKSFLRSVPVNKVSEFEREFLDTLERKHKQTLDELKAGQYTDAITNTLETVAKDLLAKYN from the coding sequence ATGGCTGAAATAAAACCAGCAGAAGTATCTGCAATTTTAAGACAACAATTAAGCGGCTTTAAAAGTGAAGCTGAACTAGAAGAAGTAGGAACCGTATTAGAGATAGGTGATGGTATCGCCCGTATTTATGGGTTATCTAAAGTTCAATCAGGTGAGTTGATTGAATTTGAAACGGGTGTTCAGGCCATAGTACTGAATCTTGAAGAAGATAACGTAGGTGCTGTATTATTAGGTTCCAGCGATGGAATCCGTGAAGGAAGTTCTTGTAAACGTACTAACCGTATTGCTTCTATTAAAGTAGGAGAAGGAATGTTAGGACGTGTTGTTGATACTTTAGGTCAGCCAATTGATGGTAAAGGTCCTATAGCTGGTACAACTTACGAAATGCCTTTAGAGCGTAAAGCTCCAGGTGTAATCTACCGTCAACCGGTTACTGAGCCTCTTCAAACAGGTATCAAAGCGATTGATGCGATGATTCCTATCGGACGTGGTCAACGTGAGTTAGTTATTGGTGACCGTCAGATTGGTAAAACAGCGGTTTGTATCGATACTATCATTAACCAAAAAGAGTTTTATGCAGCGGGTAAACCGGTATATTGTATTTATGTAGCTATCGGACAAAAAGCGTCTACAGTAGCTAACGTGGTACGTGTATTGGAAGAAAACGGTGCAATGCCTTATACAGTTATTGTTACTGCAAGTGCTGCAGATCCTGCTCCACTTCAGTTTTACGCGCCATTCGCAGGTGCTGCTATCGGGGAATTTTTCCGTGATACTGGTCGTCCGGCATTGATCGTGTTTGACGATTTATCTAAACAAGCGGTGGCTTACCGTGAGGTTTCATTATTACTTCGTCGTCCTCCAGGACGTGAAGCATATCCTGGTGACGTGTTTTACCTTCACTCTCGTTTATTAGAGCGTGCTGCTAAAATCAACGCCAACGATGATATCGCAAAAAGCATGAACGATTTACCTGAGTCTATCAAACATTTAGTTAAAGGTGGTGGTTCATTAACAGCTCTTCCAATCATTGAAACACAAGCGGGTGACGTTTCTGCTTACATTCCAACCAACGTAATTTCGATTACAGATGGTCAGATCTTCCTGGAAACTAACTTATTTAACTCCGGTATCCGTCCTGCAATTAACGTAGGTATCTCGGTATCGCGTGTGGGTGGTAACGCTCAAATTAAATCCATGAAAAAAGTGGCAGGTACTTTAAAATTAGACCAGGCACAATACCGTGAATTAGAAGCGTTCTCGAAATTTGGTTCTGACCTGGATGCTGCTACAAAATCAGTATTAGATAAAGGTTCACGTAACACCGAGATCCTTAAGCAAGGGCAATTCTCTCCGTTCCGTGTGGAGCAACAAATTGCAATCATTTATTTAGGAACTAAAAGCTTTTTAAGAAGTGTTCCGGTAAATAAAGTAAGTGAATTCGAAAGAGAATTCCTTGATACTTTAGAACGCAAACACAAACAAACACTTGACGAATTAAAAGCTGGTCAGTACACTGATGCTATCACAAATACATTAGAAACTGTTGCAAAAGATTTGTTAGCTAAGTATAACTAA